One window from the genome of Heptranchias perlo isolate sHepPer1 chromosome 22, sHepPer1.hap1, whole genome shotgun sequence encodes:
- the LOC137340520 gene encoding trinucleotide repeat-containing gene 6A protein-like isoform X4, with amino-acid sequence MRGLEANATKEAQEKQNRDRVQEKEEQLMEERKKRKDDKKKKEAALKKAIEQKNKVPESTKTSQSQPQPANPNSGTSTTTSNNSNAKRVPVNTQQQALSRYPPREVPPRFRHQEQKQLLKRGQQLPSAAGTATPVLTSQSGGSAVTVQPVTNGQLHYSSKTQTGMPPIRHLVSHSPNQSDLNHSGLGSHYENSHWGPVSTNSDSTTNWDKVIVDGSDKEAWPSITGSDPELASECMDVDSASSSGSEKNLNIMASGSTVGDGDGNRTGNGNGSSSQFVVGNVSNNVGNGSINGPWGGSRGSLSSTCQGSAENMDGKPESDHGKLNAWGSIGSTSSGSLNPNGLNPNANLGVWPVLENDGNTVQGPVPGGNSGTNVQRSTVGQMLNNQSVNMGLSAHGSWGGLQENSDAEVNGTRKVSFSGQPQNLNTEMNGPNNTTNPLTSSLPNSTSSMQTNELPKLTGPGAWGVPLGMSTVNPSQLQASSITNGTSVSQLGNGGISEGMNSGSYGTTWGTSGTNYSGEKCPGSSSNLGQASGDTVNATLAQSTINGSGSTSYKSNGGSNRGGVAWESGVVNSHNMAWGTGNSIGSGGTRRVWGNPAPNANTGTNVSNGEWNKLPNNQHSNNGLNGSGNRKGTNGWKSLDDALCGQNSTTSQPSEQNNIWVKTPTSTSGTVDSEGSTESTGSRHDRMSVGSGDGNSRRGEKRKPDKQGNVQSILSRTDLDPRVLSNTGWGQTPIKQNTAWDIEPSAKSERKTDNGTEAWGGRVSQTSNSGGWGDGPGPNSNDTSSVSGWGDPKPATVSCNTGWGDTKGSSSEGGWEDNSAATGMVKSNQMWGGNKEEKSTAWNDAQKVKQGWVDGQKSNQGWVMSGADGWGENSRGGQWGEPQKTSSGGWDNDSDRSVSGWSEPGRPGTGRSTWASSNNSNPNNTAGWGEPAKPAQPQGWGEPAKPAQPQGWGEPAKPAQPQGWGEPAKPAQPQGWGEPAKPAQPQGWGEPAKPAQPQGWGEPAKPAQPQGWGEPAKPAQPQGWGEPAKPSNSADWNKPQDSNSSWGAAPPANKPSGPGWLNGPMPAPSKEEEPTGWEEPSPESIRRKMEIDDGTAAWGDPSKYNYKSVNMWNKNVQSSGSSSEQPAQVQPTTTPQQAPPQLPQQMPPSSAMPNKENSGSGPKPMQDGWGDEEASVPGTRHSSWEEEEGESVMWNSNISQDNNSSSNWAPKKMAQKGMMKGGNKPDDMWMNQLMKQFSNIGFSREPAEETKSNKMDIPVGMLRDKRMEMDKHGINIGEYNGIIGKGHASRPQISKESSMERNPYYDKLSLSLSNQDGIIAEEPQNLPYMSTPSMKLPPSNGALPNQALGSMGLGMQNLNSVRQNGNPNVFGGSNAAAQARGMQQPPAQPLNSSQPNLRAQVPPPLLSPQVPASLLKYATANGSLNTALLNFGPQQVAMLNQLSQLNQLSQLSQISQLQRLLLQQQKAQNQRNVPGPMRQSQEQAARVLNMQQMLQHPRQLDTSLPKQQPPSQQPMHKPFPENLMPPTPHELQTKEPPSLNSYSSYPLGGFPQPSPGQSDPTVPQAAHLPHMPLHYPIPKMFLPDNSPNHSLLSPPLCNANSHMPGSPIHQHAGRKPATQERSMSRGLNPNLNVPLDFGSIVNLKEPQSQQSRLKQWTASENLPVNSSLDQNSSKHGATSSGLSICSGKLLEESPFGHFDISMNSLASPPGSVGDGWPSAKSPSDKLSSNVNWPPEFRPGEPWKGYQNIDPETDPYVTPGSVMTNLSISTARDLDLLRDRNNGSSSSMNTTLPSTSAWSLVGASSYNSSLSSTAQSTPARIGDPKSTWSPGPVTNASLAHELWKVPLLPKNTTAPSRPPPGLTNQKPSSSWGNSSLRVGGGWGNSESRYNPGPSWGDISSGRITNWLVLKNLTPQIDGSTLRTLCMQHGPLITFHLNLPHGNALVCYSSKEEAAKAQKSLHMCVLGNTTILAEFASEDEINRFFAQGQSLTPSLGWQSLGSSQNRIAPIDSSHPFSNRNDLNHWNGAGLSGTGSGDLHGTSLWGTPNYSTSLWGTPSSNDTRGIGSPSPINAFLPVDHLGGGESI; translated from the exons ATTTAAACCATAGTGGTTTGGGATCGCATTATGAAAATTCTCACTGGGGACCTGTCTCTACCAACAGTGACTCTACTACAAATTGGGATAAAGTTATTGTAGACGGGTCCGACAAAGAAGCCTGGCCTTCAATCACTGGCAGTGACCCAGAGTTAGCTTCAGAATGCATGGACGTTGACTCTGCTTCAAGCTCTGGGTCAGAGAAGAACCTCAATATCATGGCTTCGGGGAGCACAGTTGGTGATGGCGATGGGAACCGAACGGGCAATGGAAATGGTTCTTCGAGCCAGTTTGTGGTTGGAAATGTCAgcaataatgtaggaaatggaagTATTAATGGGCCTTGGGGAGGGTCTCGAGGCTCTTTGTCAAGCACATGTCAGGGTTCTGCAGAAAATATGGATGGCAAACCAGaaagtgaccatggtaaactgaaTGCTTGGGGCAGCATAGGTTCCACATCAAGTGGATCCCTGAATCCAAATGGTTTGAATCCAAATGCCAACCTAGGTGTCTGGCCCGTgttggaaaatgatggaaatactgtGCAAGGACCTGTGCCAGGTGGCAATTCTGGCACCAATGTTCAACGTAGCACTGTAGGTCAAATGCTGAATAATCAGAGTGTTAACATGGGACTATCAGCTCATGGTTCGTGGGGAGGACTTCAGGAGAATTCTGATGCAGAAGTTAATGGTACAAGGAAGGTTTCATTCAGTGGACAACCTCAAAACCTTAACACTGAAATGAATGGACCAAATAACACTACTAACCCTTTGACCTCTAGCTTACCAAACTCTACTAGTTCGATGCAGACAAATGAACTGCCTAAACTTACAGGGCCTGGGGCCTGGGGTGTACCCTTAGGAATGAGCACAGTAAACCCATCTCAGCTTCAGGCCTCTTCAATTACAAATGGCACTTCTGTTTCTCAGCTTGGCAATGGAGGAATTAGTGAGGGAATGAACAGTGGGTCTTATGGTACGACTTGGGGTACATCTGGCACTAACTACTCTGGAGAAAAATGTCCAGGCTCAAGCAGTAATTTGGGGCAAGCTAGTGGTGACACTGTGAATGCAACTCTAGCACAATCCACTATTAATGGATCTGGAAGTACTTCTTACAAAAGTAATGGGGGAAGCAATAGAGGGGGAGTCGCATGGGAATCTGGTGTGGTCAACTCCCACAATATGGCTTGGGGAACAGGGAACAGTATAGGCTCCGGAGGGACTCGAAGAGTCTGGGGGAACCCAGCACCAAATGCAAACACTGGCACTAATGTCTCAAATGGGGAATGGAACAAACTGCCTAACAATCAGCATTCCAATAATGGTCTAAATGGAAGTGGTAATAGGAAGGGAACAAATGGATGGAAAAGTCTAGACGATGCTCTTTGTGGTCAGAATTCTACTACATCTCAGCCGAGTGAACAAAACAATATATGGGTCAAAACTCCAACTTCAACTTCAGGTACTGTGGACAGTGAGGGGAGCACAGAGAGCACCGGGAGTCGCCATGATAGAATGAGTGTGGGAAGTGGTGATGGCAATAGCAGACGTGGTGAGAAAAGGAAACCTGACAAACAGGGAAATGTCCAAAGTATTCTGAGTAGAACTGACTTGGACCCACGTGTCCTTTCCAATACTGGCTGGGGACAGACTCCAATCAAACAGAACACTGCCTGGGATATTGAACCTTCAGcgaagagtgagagaaaaactgacAATGGAACAGAGGCCTGGGGAGGTCGTGTTTCCCAGACTTCAAACTcagggggatggggggatgggcCTGGCCCAAACAGTAATGATACCTCATCAGTATCTGGGTGGGGGGATCCAAAGCCTGCTACAGTCTCTTGCAACACGGGTTGGGGAGACACCAAAGGCTCAAGCAGCGAAGGGGGGTGGGAGGATAATTCTGCTGCTACGGGAATGGTAAAGAGCAATCAAATGTGGGGAGGAAACAAAGAAGAGAAGTCAACTGCGTGGAATGATGCACAAAAGGTCAAACAGGGATGGGTTGATGGACAGAAATCAAACCAGGGTTGGGTAATGTCTGGAGCTGATGGATGGGGTGAGAATTCGAGGGGTGGCCAGTGGGGGGAACCACAGAAGACAAGCTCAGGCGGTTGGGATAATGACAGCGATAGATCTGTGTCTGGCTGGAGTGAACCTGGGAGACCGGGCACAGGCCGTAGCACATGGGCAAGTAGCAACAATTCCAACCCCAATAATACTGCAGGCTGGGGGGAGCCCGCCAAGCCTGCTCAGCCCCAGGGCTGGGGGGAGCCCGCCAAGCCTGCTCAGCCCCAGGGCTGGGGGGAGCCCGCCAAGCCTGCTCAGCCCCAGGGCTGGGGGGAGCCCGCCAAGCCTGCTCAGCCCCAGGGCTGGGGGGAGCCCGCCAAGCCTGCTCAGCCCCAGGGCTGGGGGGAGCCCGCCAAGCCTGCTCAGCCCCAGGGCTGGGGGGAGCCCGCCAAGCCTGCTCAGCCCCAGGGCTGGGGGGAGCCCGCCAAGCCTGCTCAGCCCCAGGGCTGGGGGGAGCCCGCCAAGCCGAGTAACTCTGCAGATTGGAACAAGCCACAGGACAGTAACAGTTCTTGGGGAGCGGCACCTCCTGCAAATAAACCTTCCGGCCCAGGCTGGCTCAATGGCCCGATGCCGGCTCCATCAAAAGAGGAGGAACCTACGGGCTGGGAGGAGCCTTCTCCGGAATCTATTCGCCGTAAAATGGAAATCGACGATGGCACCGCCGCCTGGGGGGACCCGAGCAAGTACAACTACAAGAGTGTGAACATGTGGAACAAAAACGTGCAGAGCAGCGGCAGCAGCTCTGAGCAGCCAGCACAGGTCCAGCCCACAACGACACCGCAGCAGGCCCCACCACAGCTGCCACAGCAAATGCCACCGTCAAGTGCCATGCCAAACAAAGAGAACAGCGGCTCTG GCCCCAAACCTATGCAAGATGGCTGGGGTGATGAGGAAGCATCGGTGCCAGGAACTCGTCACTCcagctgggaggaggaggaaggggagtcgGTGATGTGGAACAGTAACATCTCGCAAGATAACAACTCCTCTTCAAACTGGGCACCAAAAAAGATGGCTCAAAAG ggCATGATGAAAGGGGGAAACAAGCCAGATGATATGTGGATGAATCAATTAATGAAGCAATTCTCTAACATTGGATTTTCT AGGGAGCCTGCTGAAGAAACAAAGAGCAATAAGATGGACATACCTGTTG GTATGTTAAGAGATAAAAGAATGGAGATGGACAAACACGGCATAAACATTGGAGAATATAATGGCATTATAGGGAAAGGACATGCTTCTCGTCCTCAGATTTCCAAAGAGTCTTCCATGGAACGCAATCCTTATTATGATAAG ctgtctctgtctctgtccaatCAAGATGGCATTATAGCAGAAGAGCCCCAAAACTTACCGTACATGTCCACACCAAGCATGAAGCTTCCCCCTTCAAACGGTGCACTACCTAATCAGGCCCTTGGCTCAATGGGGCTGGGCATGCAAAACTTGAATTCTGTTAGACAG AATGGCAATCCTAATGTATTTGGCGGCAGCAATGCAGCAGCACAAGCCAGGGGCATGCAACAGCCTCCAGCACAACCTCTTAACTCATCTCAGCCTAATCTCCGCGCTCAAGTGCCTCCTCCATTATTATCCCCTCAG GTTCCAGCATCGTTACTGAAGTATGCAACAGCCAACGGGAGCCTAAACACTGCACTATTAAATTTCGGTCCCCAGCAGGTAGCCATGCTCAATCAGCTCTCCCAGTTGAACCAGCTGTCTCAACTTTCACAGATCTCCCAGCTACAG CGCCTGCTGCTTCAGCAGCAGAAGGCACAGAATCAGAGGAACGTGCCTGGACCCATGCGTCAGTCTCAAGAACAG GCTGCTCGTGTGCTCAACATGCAACAGATGCTGCAACACCCCCGTCAACTGGATACAAGCCTTCCGAAGCAGCAGCCTCCGTCGCAGCAGCCAATGCATAAGCCCTTCCCGGAGAATCTcatgccccccacccctcacGAGCTGCAGACAAAAGAGCCGCCTTCGCTCAACTCGTACAGCAGCTACCCTCTAGGTGGGTTTCCCCAACCCAGTCCAGGGCAGTCTGATCCCACGGTGCCACAAGCTGCTCACCTTCCCCACATGCCCTTACACTACCCCATCCCCAAAATGTTTCTTCCTGACAACAGCCCTAATCACAGCCTCCTCAGTCCCCCCCTGTGTAATGCAAACAGCCACATGCCAGGCTCACCCATCCATCAACATGCAGGGAGGAAGCCTGCCACTCAAGAAAGGTCTATGTCAAGAG GCTTGAATCCAAACTTGAATGTACCCCTGGATTTCGGCAGTATTGTTAACCTGAAAGAACCACAATCCCAACAGTCCCGACTGAAGCAGTGGACTGCCTCGGAGAACCTACCCGTTAATTCCTCTCTAGATCAAAACTCCAGCAAACATG gTGCTACTTCAAGTGGTCTTAGTATTTGTTCGGGCAAGTTGCTTGAAGAATCTCCTTTTGGTCATTTTGACATTTCCATGAACTCTCTGGCCAGTCCtcctgggtctgttggagatggCTGGCCAAGTGCCAAATCACCCAGTGATAAGCTCTCTAGCAATGTTAATTGGCCACCAG AGTTTCGCCCTGGTGAGCCTTGGAAAGGTTATCAAAACATTGACCCTGAAACTGACCCTTACGTCACTCCTGGCAGTGTGATGACCAATCTGTCAATCTCTACTGCCCGGGATCTTGACCTCCTCAGGGACAGGAACAATG GGTCGTCCTCATCTATGAACACCACGCTGCCTTCAACTAGTGCCTGGTCCCTTGTTGGTGCCTCCAGCTACAATAGTTCCCTCAGCAGTACAGCACAAAGCACTCCAG CCAGAATCGGTGATCCCAAATCCACTTGGTCTCCTGGTCCGGTCACCAATGCTTCCCTGGCCCACGAGCTGTGGAAAGTCCCCCTGCTGCCCAAAAACACTACCGCTCCGTCCCGCCCGCCACCAGGGCTGACCAATCAGAAGCCTTCGTCCTCGTGGGGAAATAGCTCACTGCGAGTGGGTGGAGGATGGGGAAATTCCGAGTCCAGATACAACCCGG GTCCAAGCTGGGGTGACATCAGCTCAGGGAGAATAACCAATTGGCTTGTTCTCAAGAACCTCACGCCTCAG ATTGACGGCTCCACCTTGCGTACACTGTGCATGCAGCACGGCCCACTAATAACATTCCACCTTAACCTGCCCCACGGAAACGCTTTGGTCTGTTACAGCTCGAAAGAAGAGGCAGCCAAGGCACAGAAATCTCTGCACAT GTGTGTTTTAGGGAACACTACCATCCTTGCTGAGTTTGCCAGTGAAGACGAGATTAATCGCTTCTTTGCACAAGGCCAGTCGCTGACTCCCTCTCTGGGCTGGCAATCTCTGGGATCCAGCCAGAACCGCATCGCACCCATTGACAGTTCCCACCCATTCTCAAACCGCAATGATCTCAATCACTGGAATGGTGCTGGGCTGTCGGGAACTGGTAGTGGAGACCTCCACGGCACTTCACTCTGGGGCACCCCCAATTATTCCACTAGCCTGTGGGGAACCCCGAGCAGCAATGACACGCGGGGAATCGGCAGCCCCTCCCCCATCAATGCTTTCCTCCCTGTTGACCACCTGGGAGGTGGAGAGTCCATCTGA